One genomic region from Ochotona princeps isolate mOchPri1 chromosome 5, mOchPri1.hap1, whole genome shotgun sequence encodes:
- the EVX2 gene encoding homeobox even-skipped homolog protein 2 yields MMERIRKEMILMERGLHSPTAGKRFSNLSDSTGSAVLEALENSQHPARLSPRLPSAPLHGTLGDLPTKGKFEIDTLFNLQHPGSESTVSSEIASVAADSRSKKPSHYSEAAAEADMSSDVEVGCSALRSPGGLGAAPLKENNGKGYSESGATAGTTTSASSSGLGSLHGGGGGSGGGAALGGSGSGADQVRRYRTAFTREQIARLEKEFYRENYVSRPRRCELAAALNLPETTIKVWFQNRRMKDKRQRLAMSWPHPADPSFYTYMMTHAAATGSLPYPFHSHVPLHYYPHVGVTAAAAAAAASGAAAAASSPFATSIRPLDTFRALSHPYSRPELLCSFRHPGLYQAPAAAAGLNSAASAAAAAAAAAAAASSAAAAGAPPSGGSAPCSCLSCHSSQSAAAAAAAAAAALGSRGGGGGGGAGGGGGGGGSGAAGASDFGCSAAAPRSESGFLPYSAAVLSKTAVSPPDQRDEAPLTR; encoded by the exons ATGATGGAAAGAATAAGAAAAGAGATGATCCTGATGGAGAGAGGGCTGCACAGCCCCACGGCCGGCAAGAGATTCTCCAATTTGTCCGACTCTACTGGCAGTGCTGTGCTTGAGGCCCTGGAAAATTCGCAGCACCCGGCTCGTCTCAGCCCGCGCTTGCCGTCTGCCCCCCTGCACGGCACTCTGGGAGACCTCCCCACCAAGGGCAAATTCGAAATAGACACTCTCTTCAACCTGCAGCACCCGGGCAGCGAAAGCACCGTCTCCTCCGAAATCGCCTCTGTCGCCGCTGACAGCCGCAGCAAGAAGCCGAGCCATTATTCGGAGGCGGCCGCCGAGGCCGACATGAGCAGCGACGTGGAGGTGGGTTGCTCAGCGCTGCGCTCCCCCGGTGGCCTCGGCGCCGCTCCGCTGAAGGAAAACAATGGCAAAG GCTACTCGGAGAGTGGCGCGACAGCTGGCACCACGACGTCGGCGTCCAGCTCGGGCCTGGGCAGCCTTCAtggaggcggcggcggcagcggcgggggCGCGGCGCTGGGGGGCTCCGGCTCCGGTGCGGATCAGGTGCGGCGCTACCGCACGGCGTTCACTCGCGAGCAGATCGCGCGCCTGGAGAAGGAGTTCTACCGGGAGAACTACGTGTCACGGCCCCGCCGGTGCGAGCTGGCCGCGGCGCTCAACCTGCCCGAAACCACCATCAAG GTGTGGTTCCAGAATCGGCGCATGAAGGACAAGCGGCAGCGCCTGGCCATGTCGTGGCCGCACCCGGCGGACCCCAGCTTCTACACCTACATGATGACGCACGCGGCCGCCACCGGAAGCCTGCCCTACCCCTTCCACTCTCACGTGCCGCTGCACTACTACCCGCACGTGGGCGTCACGGCCGCCGCGGCCGCGGCCGCCGCCTCCGGAGCCGCGGCCGCCGCCTCGTCGCCCTTCGCCACCTCCATCCGTCCGCTGGACACCTTCCGCGCCCTCTCGCACCCTTACTCGCGGCCGGAGCTGCTGTGCAGTTTCCGCCACCCGGGTCTCTACCAGGCCCCGGCGGCGGCCGCGGGGCTCAACAGCGCGGCCTCGGCTGCGGCGGCcgcggctgcggcggcggcggcggcctccTCGGCGGCCGCGGCCGGGGCGCCCCCCAGCGGCGGTTCCGCGCCCTGCTCGTGCCTCAGTTGCCACAGCAGTCagtcggccgccgccgccgccgccgccgccgcagcagccctgggctcccggggtggcggcggcggcggcggggctgggggcggcggcggcggcggcggctcgggGGCCGCGGGGGCCTCGGACTTCGGCTGCAGCGCCGCGGCGCCGCGCTCCGAGAGCGGCTTCCTACCCTACTCGGCCGCCGTGCTGAGCAAGACGGCCGTGAGCCCACCGGACCAGAGGGACGAGGCGCCGCTCACCAGATAA